Proteins from one Monodelphis domestica isolate mMonDom1 chromosome 6, mMonDom1.pri, whole genome shotgun sequence genomic window:
- the LOC100021726 gene encoding olfactory receptor 10AG1-like: protein MAITNLTIMEEFILLGFSEYPNVQGFLFVVFLFIYISILFGNGLIIIITNVESALQTPMYYFLGNFSFVEMCYTSNILPRMLVNIWRQKRNISLLSCAVQLCFFLILGVTESFLLAVMAYDRYVAICKPLYYPIIMNHRICVQMVFGSWVIGMPVLIGQTYQVFSGPFCGSNKLNHIFCDMPPLLKLACGDTSGDEFFLYVDCFLFALPPFLMILMSYIRILSTILKLQSTTGRSKAFSTCSSHVMVVFLFYGCGLIAYFQSMSSSSGSIEKIFSVFYTIVTPMINPMIYSLRNKDFIAAM from the coding sequence ATGGCAATCACAAATCTTACTATTATGGAAGAATTTATTCTCCTGGGATTTTCTGAATACCCCAATGTCCAAGGATTtctctttgttgtttttctattcATCTACATAAGTATCTTATTTGGTAATGGTCTCATCATTATAATCACCAATGTGGAATCAGCTCTTCAAACACCTATGTATTACTTCCTTGGAAACTTCTCCTTTGTGGAAATGTGTTACACATCAAACATCCTCCCCAGAATGCTTGTGAATatttggagacagaaaaggaatatttctttactgtcatGTGCTGTACAACTctgtttctttctcattctaGGAGTCACAGAGAGCTTTCTCCTGGCTGTGATGGCCTATGACCGCTATGTGGCCATCTGTAAGCCACTTTACTATCCTATAATCATGAATCATAGAATTTGTGTCCAGATGGTGTTTGGCTCCTGGGTTATTGGGATGCCAGTCTTGATAGGACAGACATACCAGGTTTTCTCGGGTCCCTTCTGTGGTTCTAACAAACTCAATCACATTTTCTGTGACATGCCCCCATTACTGAAGTTGGCATGTGGAGATACCTCTGGGGAtgaattctttctttatgttGATTGTTTCCTCTTTGCTTTGCCTCCTTTTCTGATGATACTCATGTCTTACATCAGAATCCTCAGCACTATTCTGAAACTCCAATCAACCACTGGCAGATCCAAAGCCTTCTCTACTTGTTCCTCTCATGTTATGGTTGTATTCTTATTCTATGGTTGTGGTTTAATTGCATATTTTCAATCCATGTCCAGTTCTTCAGGCAGCATAGAAAAGATCTTCTCTGTATTCTACACCATTGTGACACCAATGATTAATCCTATGATATATAGTCTGAGGAATAAGGATTTTATTGCagcaatg
- the LOC100021691 gene encoding olfactory receptor 10AG1-like, with the protein MAITNLTIMEEFILLGFSEYPNVQGFLFVVFLFIYISILLGNGLIIIITNVDSALQTPMYYFLGNFSFVEMCYTSNILPRMLVNIWRQRRNISLLSCAAQLCFFLILGVTESFLLAVMAYDRYVAICKPLYYPIIMNQKICVQMVFGSWVIGMPVLIGQTCQVFSGPFCGSNKLNHIFCDLPPLLKLACGDTSGDEFFLYVDCFLFGLTPFLMILMSYIRILSTILKLPSTTGRSKAFSTCSSHVMVVCLFYGSGLIAYFQSKSSYSGSIDKIFSVFYTIVTPMINPMIYSLRNKDFIAAIKKLFSK; encoded by the coding sequence ATGGCAATCACAAATCTTACTATTATGGAAGAATTTATTCTCCTGGGATTTTCTGAATATCCCAATGTCCAAGGATTtctctttgttgtttttctattcATCTACATAAGTATCTTATTAGGTAATGGTCTCATCATTATAATCACCAATGTGGACTCAGCTCTTCAAACACCTATGTATTACTTCCTTGGAAACTTCTCCTTTGTGGAAATGTGTTACACATCAAACATCCTCCCCAGAATGCTTGTGAATAtttggagacagagaaggaatatttctttactgtcatGTGCTGCACAGCTctgtttctttctcattctaGGAGTCACAGAGAGCTTCCTCCTGGCTGTGATGGCCTATGACCGCTATGTGGCCATCTGTAAGCCACTTTACTATCCTATAATCATGAATCAGAAGATATGTGTCCAGATGGTGTTTGGCTCCTGGGTTATTGGGATGCCTGTCTTGATAGGACAGACATGCCAGGTTTTCTCTGGTCCCTTCTGTGGTTCTAACAAACTCAACCATATTTTCTGTGACTTGCCCCCCTTATTGAAGTTGGCATGTGGAGATACCTCTGGGGATGAATTCTTTCTTTATGTAGATTGTTTCCTCTTTGGTTTGACTCCTTTTCTGATGATACTCATGTCTTACATCAGAATCCTCAGCACTATTCTGAAACTCCCATCAACCACTGGCAGATCCAAAGCCTTCTCTACTTGTTCCTCTCATGTTATGGTTGTTTGCTTATTCTATGGTTCTGGTTTAATTGCATATTTTCAATCCAAGTCCAGTTATTCAGGCAGCATAGATAAGATTTTCTCTGTATTCTACACCATTGTGACACCAATGATTAACCCTATGATTTATAGTCTGAGGAATAAGGATTTTATTGCagcaattaaaaaattattttctaaa